A region of the Geomonas subterranea genome:
CCACCAGCTCCTCCAGGTCCTCCTGCGTCTCGGTGGGGAGGCCGATGATAAAGTACAGCTTCAGGTTCAGGATGTCATGGCTCACCAGCATGTCGCAGGCCGCCAGGATCTGGTCCTCGTCGATTCCCTTCTTCACCAGGTCCCGCAGCCGCTGCGAGCCCCCCTCGGGCGCCAGCGCCACCGATTTCTGCCCGCTCGCCTTGAGCGCCTCGATCATGCGCCCGTCCAGGTGGTCGATGCGGAATGAGGAAACCGAGAACTTCCCGCCGGCGTCCACGATGTCGCAGCAGAGGTCCCCGATGCCGGCGTAGTCTGACACGGCCGCCGCGACCAGCCCCACCTTCCTCCCCTGGGCCACTCCCTCAAGCGCCGCCTGGCGCACCAGTTCCGGACTCCTGGTGCGGTAGGGGAGATAGATGAACCCGGCCGCGCAGAAACGGCAGGCGCGCGGGCAGCCGCGGGAGATCTCCACGAGGTGCATCCCCGAAAACTCGGTGGCCTCGGTATGTATTCCGGTAACGGTCGGGGGACTGGCGGGATCGGGGTCCCAGACGCGCCGGACCTTGGCCGGGGCGCCGGGAGAGGGGCTGAAGGCTGTCTGGCGCGCCCCTTCGAATTCAGGCAGGTAGAGCGACGGGACGTAGATCCCCGGAAGCCCCGCCGCCTCGAGAAGGAGTTCCTCGCGCGATGACGCCCCCCGCTGCAACAGTTCCAGCAGGGGTGGCAGGGCCGGTTCGGCCTCACCGATGCAGACCAGGTCGAGAAACGGGGCGACCGGCTCGGGGTTCAAAAAGAGCGCAGCCCCCCCTGCCAGAACGAGCGGCTGCAGCGGCGAGCGTTTTGCGGCGTAGGGATCGATGCCGGCGAGCCTGAAGATGGCGGGAAGGTTCAGGTAATCGCTTTCGAAGGAGATGGAAAAGGCGATCAGGTCGAACGAGGAAAGCGGGCGCTCTCCCTCGAGCGACAGGAGCGTCCCCCGCGTCCTTTCCAGTTCATCGAGTTCGTCGCGCTCCGGCAGGTAGGCGCGGTCGCAGGTGACCTCCGGGTACGCGTTCAGCATGGCGTGAACGGCCTGGAAACCGAGGTTGCTCATGGCGGAGTGGTAGCGGTTGGGGTACACGAGGCAGCAGGAGAGTCGCCCGCCGCTTTTGCCGCGCCCGGGGCCGCTCTCGCCGGCGAGGAGGGTCCGTTTTCTTTCGATGATCTTCCAGGACATTGCGCCAAGGTAGCATCTTTGGTCGCCGCAGTGGAACAAAAAAGAAGGAGGCGTGACCGCCCTTGACAGCCAATCGGGCAATTGTACACTAGGGTGCGTGCCAAGATTACAAAGTTGTCATTATAATAAACCAACCGCATTCCCATACGTCGGAGCCAGACGTGGTACAGGTCACATAGACCATGCCGCTCCGCCGATACAGCCGACGCCCGCCAACATCTGATACAGGAGGAAGAGATGGCCGATTACACCGACACCATCAGGTCGTTCATAGAAACCGAGATGGCAGGCCCCGGCCACAAAGCCAGCCTGTCCCCTTCAGACTCCCTCATAGACAAGGGGATTGTCGATTCCCTTGGGGTGCAAAGACTGATCGCATACCTGGAAAAGGAATTCGGTGTGGAGATCGCGGATACCGAGATAGTTCCGGAGCATTTCGAGACCATTTCAGCCGTCGCCGATTTCATCAACTTCAAGCTGGGCGCCAAGGGGTAGCGGCGCCGGCGCTGGAGGTACCATGCTTTTGTACTGCAAGATGCGGCTGGTCCAGGCCAGCGAGATGGTCCTTACCGGCGGTTGGCGCACCCTGCTGCGCGACGTGTTCTACCTGAACAGGGTGGCGGTACCGGTGGAGATTGCGCTCGACTCCCTGCGGCCGGTGACCGATTTCAAGCGCCCTCCCGACGAATCGGTCCTGGAGCTGAGCACGGAACTGCTTGCGCAACGTCGCCTGGTGTACCGGTTCCAGAGCAGGTACCTGAAGGCGCTCAACTACCTCGGGCAGGGATACCGCGGGTTCGCGCTGGTCAAGGGGGAAACGGTGGCGGGAGACATCTGGTGCGCCGACCGCCGGCAGGAAACGCGCGCCACCGCCCATCCCGACGAGCTCTGGCTGGGGATCCAGTGCGCCCCCGGGGAGGCCTACACCTTCGACATGTTCGTCGATCCGGCGCACCGGGGGGGAAACCTTGCCGCCGCGCTGCAAAACGGAACGCTGCACCTGCTGCGTAAAAGGGGGATCACCAAGGCCTACGGCTACTTCTGGGCCGACAACCTCCCGGCGCTGTGGGTGCACCGGACCCTGCGCTGGCGCGAGCTGCAAAGAGTGAGGGCGAGCCGGGTGCTGTTGTCGAAGAAGCTCAACGTAAACAGCCAGAGCGCCCCCTGAGGCGCGCGAGGTCAAAGGAGCCGCCATGAACAGCAAAGAGATCCCGATGGTCCCCAACAGGAAAGCCTCCCTCCCCAGGGTGTACGGGGATACCCCTTCCTTTCTCGGCGTCCCGGTGGTCGATCCCCGCAACCTCCCGACCGGCCCCGACGTGATCGTCGCCGGGGTCCCCTGGGAGGGTACGGTGACCTGGGGCTCCTTCAGCAGCTGCGAGCTGGCTCCGCGCAGCATCAGGCACGCCTCGGCGCGCTACGGCGGGTTCCTGCCCGAGTACGAGATCGACCTGTTCGACCATCTGCAGCTCGGGGACATGGGCGACATCCCGGTGACCCCCAACGATGCGGCGGAGACCATGGCCAACGTGCATAAGGCCATGCTGCAGGTCTACCGCAACCGCAGCATCCCGTTCGTGCTGGGGGGCGACCACTCCTTCACCCCGGAGATCGTCCGCGCGCTCGGGGATGCGGGGGAAGGCGATATAGGGATAATCCACTTCGACGCCCACCTCGACAACGCCAAGTCCTTCGGGGCGGACCTCTTCCCCCGTTGCGGCCCGCTGCACCGGATCGCGCAGCTCCCGAGGGTCCGCAAGGAAAGCATCGTGCACATGGGGATCAGGGGGCCGCGGAATTCGCCGGCGCAGTACGAATACGCCTGCAGCATGGGGGCACGCATCTTCACCACCAGGGAGATCCGCGAGCGCGGGATGACGGAGGTGACCCAGGAGGCGATCGCGGTCGCCCACGAGAAGACCCGTCACGTCTTCGTCACCATCTGCAGCGACTGCATCGATGCCGGCTACAACCCCGGCGGCCCCGCCGATTTCAACGGGCTCCTCCCCAGCGAGCTTTTGCCGGCGCTGCAGGCCATAGGGCGCGCGGGTATCGACGGGCTGGACTTCGTCGAGGTCTACCCCGGGCAGGACCCGCACGGGTATTCCTCCCACCTGGCCGCCTGGGCCCTGATCTACGCCCTCTCCGGCGTGGCCCAGCGCAAGAAGGACCGGGGCTGACCTCCGGGCCGGGGAGCGACATGTACCGGAACCTCCAGGACTTCTGGCACTTCTCCAGGCCCTACCGCCTTTTCCAGAGGGTGTCCAGCCTGAGCCATCACCTGCTGGACAAAGACCATGAGCTTTCGCAGCGGGCCCGCGAATCCCTGGACCGGCTCAACCGCGACCGCATCGCCTGCCAGACGCGCATCGCGGCGCTGAACCTCCCGGGCCTGGCCCGCTGCTTCGACTGCCGGGGAGCCTGCTGCCATGAGCCTTCCGAGCGCTACTTCACCGTCATCGACTACTGGCTGCGACGGCACACCCCCGACGAGGTGCAGCGGTACGCCCCCCGCAGCGCGCCGCCGCTGCACCTGTACTACGGGGCCCGGCTGGCCTCGGCCTTGCGGCGAAAGCCCACCGCGGCGCCTGTGCCCCCCACGCCGGATGAACCACAACTCTCCCGCTGCTCCCACCTGGGAGACCGGGGCTGCCTGCTGTCCGCGGCGCAGCGCCCCCTCAAGTGCCTTTTCTACGCCTGCCCGGGCATGAGAAAAGCGCTGGACGAGCCTACCCGGCGTGCCTACATCGACGAGGTCAGGGAGCTGCAGCGCATCTCGATAACGACCTTCGACGTGCTGAAACTGGAGGCCGGCGTCCCTTCCCATTACGGCGCCGTCTCGTTGCTGCTCACCCTGTAGCTGGCCGGCACCGGCCGCGCGAGGCACTCATGGAGCCGACAAACTTCACGACCGAGCAGGAGAGCTTCAAAGAACTGGCCATTGAATTCGCCCGCCGCGACCTGAACCCCGGGGCCAAGGAACGGGAGAAACAAGGAGAGTTCTCCGAGGAGGGGTGGCGCAAATGCGCCGAATTCGGCATCCCCGGGATCACCATGCCCGAGGAGTACGGCGGCCTGGGTCTCGACACCATGACCGCGGTAGCCACCATGGAGGGGCTCGGCTACGCCTGCCGGGACAGCGGCCTCATCTTCTCGCTCAACTCCCATATCTGGACCTGCGAATCTCCCATCAACCGCTTCGGCACCCTCCGGCAAAGGCAACGGTACCTTCCCGGCCTCATCTCCGGCGAACTCAAGGGGGGGCACGCCATGACCGAGCCGGAGGCGGGATCCGATGCCTTCAGCATGCGCTGCAGCGCTGAGAAGCGCGGCGACCGCTACCTGCTCAACGGCTCCAAGACCTTCATCACCAACGCCCCCATCGCGGACCTCCTGCTGGTCTTCGCCGTCACCGACGGCCGCAAGGGATTCGCCGGGATTTCCGCGTTCATCGTCGAGAAGGGGACACCCGGGTTTTCGGTGGGGCGCCCTCTCGAAACCATG
Encoded here:
- a CDS encoding acyl-CoA dehydrogenase family protein, giving the protein MEPTNFTTEQESFKELAIEFARRDLNPGAKEREKQGEFSEEGWRKCAEFGIPGITMPEEYGGLGLDTMTAVATMEGLGYACRDSGLIFSLNSHIWTCESPINRFGTLRQRQRYLPGLISGELKGGHAMTEPEAGSDAFSMRCSAEKRGDRYLLNGSKTFITNAPIADLLLVFAVTDGRKGFAGISAFIVEKGTPGFSVGRPLETMGLRTCPLGEVFLEDCEIPEENRLGAEGNGAAIFNSEMEWERSCLFAAHLGAMEKILEECVEYARQRRQFGQAIGKCQSVSHKIADMKLRTELSRLMLHRVAGLKSAGRRAPLESAMAKLFISESYVQNATDALQIHGAYGYSTEFDFERNLRDAIAGKIYSGTSEIQRNIIASFLGL
- a CDS encoding acyl carrier protein — protein: MADYTDTIRSFIETEMAGPGHKASLSPSDSLIDKGIVDSLGVQRLIAYLEKEFGVEIADTEIVPEHFETISAVADFINFKLGAKG
- a CDS encoding radical SAM protein → MSWKIIERKRTLLAGESGPGRGKSGGRLSCCLVYPNRYHSAMSNLGFQAVHAMLNAYPEVTCDRAYLPERDELDELERTRGTLLSLEGERPLSSFDLIAFSISFESDYLNLPAIFRLAGIDPYAAKRSPLQPLVLAGGAALFLNPEPVAPFLDLVCIGEAEPALPPLLELLQRGASSREELLLEAAGLPGIYVPSLYLPEFEGARQTAFSPSPGAPAKVRRVWDPDPASPPTVTGIHTEATEFSGMHLVEISRGCPRACRFCAAGFIYLPYRTRSPELVRQAALEGVAQGRKVGLVAAAVSDYAGIGDLCCDIVDAGGKFSVSSFRIDHLDGRMIEALKASGQKSVALAPEGGSQRLRDLVKKGIDEDQILAACDMLVSHDILNLKLYFIIGLPTETQEDLEELVALVRKIRERVLAAAKENRRLGEIQLSVNPFIPKPFTPFQWCAMEPVKSLEKKWKFLQKELGRLSNLKLQMESPREAFQQALLSRGDRRLAELLVAADRLGNWKEALREWDLDAQALVNRDIALDELLPWDFIDGGDVERLRREYRKALGETVGG
- a CDS encoding agmatinase family protein; the encoded protein is MNSKEIPMVPNRKASLPRVYGDTPSFLGVPVVDPRNLPTGPDVIVAGVPWEGTVTWGSFSSCELAPRSIRHASARYGGFLPEYEIDLFDHLQLGDMGDIPVTPNDAAETMANVHKAMLQVYRNRSIPFVLGGDHSFTPEIVRALGDAGEGDIGIIHFDAHLDNAKSFGADLFPRCGPLHRIAQLPRVRKESIVHMGIRGPRNSPAQYEYACSMGARIFTTREIRERGMTEVTQEAIAVAHEKTRHVFVTICSDCIDAGYNPGGPADFNGLLPSELLPALQAIGRAGIDGLDFVEVYPGQDPHGYSSHLAAWALIYALSGVAQRKKDRG
- a CDS encoding GNAT family N-acetyltransferase, producing the protein MLLYCKMRLVQASEMVLTGGWRTLLRDVFYLNRVAVPVEIALDSLRPVTDFKRPPDESVLELSTELLAQRRLVYRFQSRYLKALNYLGQGYRGFALVKGETVAGDIWCADRRQETRATAHPDELWLGIQCAPGEAYTFDMFVDPAHRGGNLAAALQNGTLHLLRKRGITKAYGYFWADNLPALWVHRTLRWRELQRVRASRVLLSKKLNVNSQSAP